A genomic stretch from Nilaparvata lugens isolate BPH chromosome 8, ASM1435652v1, whole genome shotgun sequence includes:
- the LOC120352810 gene encoding craniofacial development protein 2-like, protein MLAAKFNSGVSSSIGSPGGAVSSVTEGLKCQNEIRIGTWNVKTMSQGGKVHNALQEMTHMELSIMGVSEMRWPGSGSLNIQDHRVYYSGTDDGRHELGVGFIMTKEVAKCVDNVVPDSSRVILVQLKAKPVNINIIQVYAPTTDGTDEEVKEFYNSINQIIEKLKRHDLTIVMGTSMLNWERAEHRVLWGLLDWVTEHSWR, encoded by the coding sequence ATGCTTGCAGCGAAATTTAATTCCGGAGTAAGCTCCTCAATCGGATCTCCGGGAGGAGCAGTTTCAAGTGTAACTGAAGGATTGAAGTGCCAGAATGAAATCAGGATTGGCACGTGGAACGTAAAAACCATGAGTCAGGGCGGTAAAGTTCATAATGCACTACAGGAGATGACACACATGGAATTGAGTATCATGGGAGTGAGTGAGATGCGATGGCCGGGCTCAGGTTCACTCAACATCCAGGATCACCGGGTCTACTACTCCGGAACAGACGATGGAAGACATGAACTTGGAGTTGGGTTCATAATGACAAAAGAAGTTGCAAAATGTGTTGACAATGTTGTCCCAGACTCATCAAGAGTGATACTGGTGCAACTCAAGGCAAAACCAGTCAACATAAATATCATTCAGGTCTATGCACCGACAACTGATGGAACAGATGAGGAAGTCAAAGAGTTCTACAACAGCATTAaccaaataattgagaaactcAAGAGACATGATTTGACAATTGTGATGGGGACTTCAATGCTAAACTGGGAGAGGGCAGAACATCGAGTTCTGTGGGGCCTTTTGGACTGGGTAACCGAACACTCGTGGAGATGA